The following proteins are encoded in a genomic region of Myxococcales bacterium:
- a CDS encoding 4Fe-4S binding protein: protein MNPWHDPVWFFLAGHLLHAESSHLRRHLLYLFARHIEIPFLKLGYRGTVGDWRGLARNPATRRALQHLVLRPISRHIDTAHPMITADVLGLLERQDSAIAIGPCRCRTAHGRCGHTLETDLVIRTGTEAFSRAFPDEYRVIDRPEAERLIRSFAAQGLFHMVFVHCPHGDGMNEYVVCNCCTDGCVPFLLNRVYGQEGFPLVRGEHVAYLRPENCRGCGECLAVCPWEARALVDGKASVDRERCFGCGLCARQCANEAVELRRERPRPPLRTYGSAPA, encoded by the coding sequence ATGAACCCCTGGCATGACCCGGTCTGGTTTTTCCTGGCCGGGCACTTGCTGCATGCCGAATCGAGCCATTTGCGGCGGCACTTGCTGTACCTCTTCGCGCGGCACATCGAGATCCCGTTTCTGAAACTGGGGTATCGCGGCACGGTCGGCGACTGGCGCGGCCTGGCCCGCAATCCGGCGACGCGCCGCGCGCTGCAACACCTGGTGCTGCGCCCGATCAGCCGCCACATCGACACCGCCCATCCGATGATCACCGCCGATGTCCTCGGGCTGCTGGAGCGGCAAGACAGCGCCATCGCCATCGGCCCCTGCCGCTGCCGGACGGCCCACGGCCGCTGCGGGCACACCCTGGAAACCGACCTGGTGATCCGCACCGGCACCGAGGCTTTCAGCCGGGCGTTTCCGGATGAATACCGCGTGATCGACCGCCCGGAGGCCGAACGCCTGATCCGCTCCTTCGCCGCGCAGGGCCTCTTTCACATGGTGTTCGTGCATTGCCCGCACGGCGACGGGATGAACGAGTACGTCGTCTGCAACTGCTGCACCGACGGCTGTGTGCCGTTTCTGCTCAATCGTGTTTACGGCCAGGAAGGTTTTCCGCTGGTGCGCGGCGAGCACGTGGCCTATCTGCGCCCGGAAAACTGCCGCGGCTGCGGCGAGTGCCTGGCCGTCTGCCCCTGGGAGGCGCGCGCGCTCGTCGACGGCAAGGCGAGCGTCGATCGCGAACGCTGCTTCGGCTGCGGCCTTTGCGCGCGGCAATGCGCCAACGAGGCCGTCGAACTGCGCCGCGAACGGCCGCGCCCGCCGTTGCGCACCTACGGGAGCGCGCCGGCGTGA
- the mtaB gene encoding tRNA (N(6)-L-threonylcarbamoyladenosine(37)-C(2))-methylthiotransferase MtaB gives MPTICFATLGCKVNQVDTAYLTDAFAAAGYDLVAWPGPADVCIVNTCSVTARADRQSRQLVKRARRSNPASLVVVTGCSPMTADHPETAFAEADLVTGNLEKDRLLSLLAALRLGDRRRVVDDIAPADRIQAGGAFELQQRTRAFLKVQDGCPGRCTYCIVPRVRGHSRSVAPETALYAVRGLVVLGHREVVLTGIHLGCYGEDAPDGRGLAELCRRILAETDLPRLRISSLEPNEVTPELIDLMATNERFCRHLHIPLQSGSESVLRRMNRPYTLAAYEALIRRLRDSVPNITLGADLIVGFPGEDDAAFAETRQTLERLRLPHWHIFPYSDRPGTPASAMPGKVSRQVIHDRAARIREIVGPHRRAHLEAQIGLTLDVLIETSGADESEGLSRNYLPVRAAARLESGNECPLRIVRVVADDEHPHLLGELSSSK, from the coding sequence ATGCCGACGATCTGCTTTGCCACCTTGGGCTGCAAGGTCAATCAGGTCGATACGGCTTATCTGACCGACGCATTCGCCGCGGCTGGTTATGACCTCGTCGCGTGGCCGGGCCCCGCCGATGTCTGCATTGTCAACACCTGTAGTGTGACGGCCCGCGCCGACCGCCAGTCGCGGCAATTGGTGAAACGCGCCCGCCGTTCGAATCCGGCGTCGCTGGTCGTTGTCACCGGCTGCAGCCCGATGACCGCCGACCATCCAGAAACCGCCTTCGCCGAGGCGGATCTGGTGACCGGCAACCTGGAAAAAGACCGGCTGCTTTCGCTGCTCGCCGCCCTGCGGCTCGGCGACCGTCGACGCGTGGTGGACGATATCGCGCCGGCCGACCGCATTCAGGCGGGCGGGGCGTTCGAGCTGCAGCAACGGACGCGCGCGTTTCTCAAGGTGCAGGACGGCTGCCCGGGGCGATGCACCTATTGCATCGTGCCGCGAGTTCGCGGCCATTCGCGGAGCGTGGCGCCGGAAACCGCGCTTTACGCGGTGCGCGGTCTGGTCGTGCTGGGCCATCGGGAGGTCGTGCTTACCGGCATCCACCTGGGATGCTACGGCGAGGACGCGCCTGACGGACGGGGGCTGGCCGAACTTTGCCGCCGGATTCTGGCCGAAACCGATTTGCCGCGGCTGCGGATTTCGTCGCTCGAACCGAACGAGGTCACGCCGGAATTGATCGACCTGATGGCGACGAACGAACGGTTCTGCCGGCATCTGCACATCCCGTTGCAGAGCGGTTCCGAATCCGTTTTGCGACGGATGAACCGGCCTTACACGCTCGCCGCTTACGAGGCATTGATCCGGCGGCTGCGCGACAGCGTGCCGAACATCACCCTCGGCGCCGACCTGATCGTCGGCTTTCCCGGCGAGGATGACGCGGCTTTCGCCGAAACCCGGCAAACGTTGGAACGCCTGCGCCTGCCACACTGGCATATTTTCCCGTATTCGGACCGGCCCGGTACACCGGCCTCGGCCATGCCGGGAAAGGTGAGCCGCCAGGTAATCCACGATCGCGCCGCGCGAATCCGTGAAATCGTGGGTCCGCATCGCCGCGCGCATCTGGAGGCTCAAATCGGCTTGACCTTGGACGTATTGATCGAAACGAGCGGCGCCGATGAAAGCGAGGGTCTCAGCCGCAATTACCTGCCCGTACGGGCGGCGGCCCGGTTGGAGTCGGGTAACGAATGCCCGCTACGCATCGTTCGCGTGGTCGCGGATGATGAGCATCCGCATCTGCTGGGCGAATTGTCATCGTCAAAATAA
- the flgB gene encoding flagellar basal body rod protein FlgB — MGFDKFLFGDPTLSFLKRSMDVQQFRTEVIAGNLANVDTPGYKSMDVDFARALEDARGMVSGELNLERTNVRHIGTSDSEFPTEVKEEVDKGSIRVDGNTVNQDEELQKLADSQMYYTASITAITKKLKAISEAITPKI; from the coding sequence ATGGGGTTTGACAAATTTCTCTTTGGTGATCCGACGCTGTCGTTTCTGAAACGCAGCATGGATGTTCAACAGTTTCGCACCGAAGTCATTGCCGGCAACCTGGCCAACGTCGATACGCCGGGCTACAAGTCGATGGACGTCGATTTCGCGCGGGCGCTGGAAGACGCGCGGGGAATGGTTTCGGGCGAATTGAACCTCGAGCGCACCAACGTCCGGCACATCGGCACCAGCGACTCGGAATTTCCAACCGAGGTAAAAGAAGAAGTCGATAAGGGCAGCATCCGCGTCGACGGCAACACCGTCAACCAGGACGAGGAACTGCAAAAGCTGGCCGATTCGCAGATGTACTACACCGCCTCGATCACCGCGATCACCAAGAAGCTGAAGGCGATCTCCGAGGCGATCACTCCCAAGATCTGA
- the rnc gene encoding ribonuclease III, whose protein sequence is MEKPEFEELLRAIGHEFNDPTLLQRAITHSSFANEAGHSEDYERLEFLGDAVLELIVSHMLLDRFPEHKEGELSRLRASAVNRHTLATIARRLGMGEFVQMSRGEEKTGGREKETILADVFEAVIGAIYLDGGLGAAGSFIERYFDLLFAGADERILFTDYKTRLQEASQAQLAATPTYRILETTGPDHDKRFVVEVSIGRAPYGTGTGKSKKEAEQQAAKVAYERLVPEGMAEKDAEE, encoded by the coding sequence GTGGAAAAGCCGGAGTTCGAGGAACTGCTCAGGGCCATCGGCCACGAATTCAACGATCCCACGCTGTTGCAGCGGGCGATCACGCACTCGAGCTTCGCCAATGAAGCCGGGCACAGCGAGGATTACGAGCGCCTCGAATTCCTCGGCGACGCCGTGCTCGAACTGATCGTCTCGCACATGCTGCTCGACCGTTTCCCGGAACACAAGGAAGGCGAACTGTCCCGTTTGCGGGCCAGCGCCGTCAACCGTCATACGCTGGCGACCATCGCGCGGCGCCTCGGCATGGGCGAATTCGTGCAAATGAGCCGCGGCGAGGAAAAAACCGGCGGCCGCGAAAAGGAAACCATTCTCGCCGATGTTTTCGAGGCGGTGATCGGCGCGATCTACCTCGACGGCGGTCTGGGCGCGGCGGGTTCGTTCATCGAACGGTACTTCGATCTGTTGTTCGCCGGCGCCGACGAGCGGATCCTCTTTACCGATTACAAGACCCGGCTGCAGGAAGCCTCCCAGGCGCAACTGGCGGCCACGCCCACCTACCGCATTCTCGAGACCACCGGGCCGGACCACGACAAGCGGTTTGTCGTCGAGGTTTCCATCGGCCGCGCGCCCTACGGCACCGGAACCGGTAAAAGCAAGAAAGAAGCGGAACAGCAGGCGGCCAAGGTCGCGTACGAAAGGCTCGTCCCCGAGGGGATGGCGGAAAAGGACGCCGAAGAATGA
- a CDS encoding ribosome biogenesis GTPase Der, which produces MTQPLVAIVGRPNVGKSTLFNRLAGKDRALVQAIPGVTRDLNYADIRFEKKRFTLVDTGGLSTIHTDELTAEVNQQVDLAIDSADAIIFLLDGREGLTPEDEDITNRLRKVAKPVYWVVNKVDSGHLEELTYDFFRLGVEKLYSISAREKVGVHALFVEVTRDFPTEERAEEDREDEARPTRVAFVGVPNAGKSSAINRILGEKRLIVSELPGTTRDAIRVPFQLDGQEYELIDTAGLRRKSKVEYGVEKLTAIKALQALDDTDIAIIMHEADRPLTDQTLRIFSYAEERGRGIILVINKIDLVQGDKGWRERIKSDLGRRMVGLEWVPIIFSSAKTGEGFDELFRAVSIVRENQLRRLTTGPLNRCLEMAVAHHAAPMTHNRSVNFYYMTQVSIRPPTFIVFTNQPGSIHFAYRRYLLNRVREFAPFEGTPIRMLFRSRPKKGKAE; this is translated from the coding sequence ATGACTCAGCCGCTCGTCGCCATCGTCGGCCGGCCCAACGTCGGCAAATCCACGCTGTTCAACCGGCTGGCCGGCAAGGATCGCGCCCTGGTGCAGGCGATCCCCGGCGTCACCCGCGATTTGAATTACGCCGATATCCGGTTCGAAAAGAAGCGCTTCACCCTGGTCGACACCGGGGGCCTGAGCACGATCCACACCGACGAACTGACCGCCGAGGTCAACCAGCAGGTCGATCTGGCCATCGACTCGGCCGACGCGATCATTTTTCTGCTCGACGGTCGCGAAGGGCTGACGCCCGAGGACGAGGACATCACCAACCGCCTGCGCAAGGTCGCCAAGCCGGTTTATTGGGTGGTGAACAAGGTCGACAGCGGCCACCTGGAAGAACTGACCTACGATTTCTTTCGGCTGGGGGTGGAAAAACTGTACTCGATCAGCGCCCGCGAAAAGGTCGGCGTTCATGCGTTGTTCGTCGAAGTGACGCGCGATTTTCCGACCGAGGAACGCGCGGAGGAGGATCGCGAGGACGAGGCGCGGCCGACCCGCGTCGCCTTCGTCGGCGTGCCCAACGCCGGCAAATCGTCGGCGATCAACCGCATTCTCGGCGAAAAGCGCCTGATCGTCAGCGAGTTGCCGGGCACGACGCGCGACGCGATCCGCGTGCCGTTTCAGTTGGACGGGCAGGAGTACGAATTGATCGACACCGCCGGCTTGCGCCGCAAGTCGAAGGTCGAATATGGGGTCGAAAAACTGACGGCCATCAAAGCGCTGCAGGCGCTCGACGACACCGACATCGCCATCATCATGCACGAAGCCGACCGCCCGCTGACCGACCAGACGCTCCGCATTTTTTCCTATGCCGAGGAACGCGGGCGCGGCATCATTCTGGTGATCAATAAAATCGACCTGGTGCAAGGCGACAAGGGTTGGCGCGAACGGATCAAGAGCGACCTCGGCCGGCGCATGGTCGGCCTGGAATGGGTGCCGATTATCTTTTCGTCGGCGAAGACGGGCGAGGGGTTCGATGAGTTGTTTCGCGCCGTCTCGATCGTCCGCGAAAATCAGCTGCGCCGCCTGACGACCGGGCCGCTGAACCGTTGCCTGGAAATGGCGGTCGCGCATCACGCCGCGCCGATGACCCACAATCGCTCGGTCAATTTCTATTACATGACCCAGGTGAGCATCCGCCCACCGACGTTCATCGTCTTTACCAATCAACCGGGAAGCATCCATTTCGCGTATCGACGCTACCTCCTCAATCGGGTGCGCGAATTCGCTCCTTTCGAAGGGACGCCGATTCGGATGCTGTTCAGGAGCCGTCCGAAGAAGGGCAAGGCCGAGTAA
- a CDS encoding diguanylate cyclase has product MGPFFLRFLNQLAKFYTAIIGVIYLGLVTLGMFSYESVIVHGPTPGHIALFGFFIFLLAWRIAVLALAEPADDVTVGKLELGFLCQVGIAIVLQLTGGIDSPIFPIFYLGAALMVYYLGFASSILLAFAILATLTLHAFWHGILLPRWYQFFAALGFTMIFNFTIALFIKIPRARAKKAQDQLSRLTNEAEHLSRERRAGLVVLSRDSTARADVSALLQIDKVLTELAEITKRALQAHTCVIALIGPDQESLVVHAVESNEKPPEKYWRADLGRTILAEILEKGGTLRVDRIKSTRAESHRPWGLEPRSVLASPLIENNRIVGVLAADSQYEGHFAREEERFVMMMARQVVSALSRERLYRDVSAERSEFAAFYDLIKQLGSSIDLDTVSRVILESVQDIVAYDFGALVKVDHENQQGAIEAVAGLPAEQWLDARFSLNESLVGWVIGSKTYLHYPNLRDRQQQADRRRPVFSDELALKDVGSLLCLPLIRQNFVTGLLIFGAKEASAFTHYEIKILEVLAVQAAVSLENARVHAKMEQMAARDGLTECHNHRYFQEWLDHELHRALRMPIPISLVMCDIDNFKKFNDKYGHPLGDQVLKTVARIFRGNVRKNDLAARYGGEEFALVLLNSDHANAVKFADRVRREVEKARIDFAGQPLGVTVSMGIATYPTDARDKAALIDLADKALYAAKQGGRNRVVHAQMLSLQTEK; this is encoded by the coding sequence GTGGGCCCCTTTTTCCTCCGTTTTCTGAATCAGCTAGCCAAGTTTTATACCGCGATCATCGGCGTGATCTACCTCGGGTTGGTCACCCTGGGAATGTTTTCCTACGAGAGCGTGATCGTTCACGGCCCCACGCCCGGCCATATCGCCTTGTTCGGCTTTTTTATTTTCCTGCTGGCGTGGCGGATCGCCGTATTGGCGCTGGCCGAACCCGCGGACGACGTAACCGTCGGCAAGCTGGAACTGGGCTTTCTGTGCCAGGTCGGGATCGCCATCGTTCTGCAACTCACCGGCGGCATCGACAGCCCGATTTTCCCGATTTTCTACCTCGGCGCCGCGCTGATGGTTTATTACCTCGGCTTTGCCAGCAGCATCCTGCTGGCCTTCGCCATTTTGGCGACGTTGACGCTGCACGCCTTCTGGCACGGAATCCTGCTGCCGCGGTGGTACCAGTTTTTCGCCGCGCTCGGCTTCACCATGATTTTCAATTTCACGATCGCCTTGTTCATCAAGATTCCGCGCGCCCGGGCCAAGAAGGCGCAGGATCAACTTTCACGACTGACGAATGAAGCCGAACACCTTTCGCGCGAGCGTCGCGCCGGCCTGGTGGTGCTCAGCCGCGACAGTACCGCCCGCGCCGATGTCAGCGCGCTGCTGCAAATCGACAAGGTATTGACCGAATTGGCCGAAATCACCAAGCGCGCCTTGCAGGCGCACACCTGCGTGATCGCCTTGATCGGACCGGATCAGGAGTCGCTGGTCGTGCACGCCGTGGAATCGAATGAAAAACCGCCCGAGAAGTATTGGCGGGCCGACCTCGGCCGCACGATCCTGGCGGAAATTCTGGAGAAGGGCGGCACCTTGCGCGTGGACCGGATCAAATCGACGCGCGCCGAATCGCATCGGCCGTGGGGACTGGAACCGCGGTCGGTGTTGGCTTCGCCGTTGATCGAGAACAACCGCATCGTCGGCGTGCTCGCGGCCGACAGCCAGTACGAGGGCCATTTCGCCCGCGAGGAAGAGCGCTTCGTGATGATGATGGCGCGGCAGGTCGTTTCCGCGTTGAGCCGCGAGCGGCTGTACCGCGACGTTTCGGCGGAGCGTTCGGAGTTCGCGGCCTTTTACGATTTGATCAAGCAGCTCGGTTCGTCGATCGACCTGGACACGGTCAGCCGCGTGATTCTCGAATCGGTGCAGGATATCGTGGCCTACGATTTCGGCGCGTTGGTGAAGGTCGATCACGAAAATCAGCAGGGCGCGATCGAAGCCGTGGCGGGATTGCCGGCGGAACAATGGCTGGACGCGCGTTTTTCGCTCAACGAAAGCCTCGTCGGCTGGGTGATCGGCTCCAAGACATACCTGCATTATCCGAATCTACGCGACCGGCAACAGCAGGCCGATCGCCGCCGCCCGGTGTTCAGCGACGAACTGGCGCTCAAGGACGTCGGCAGCCTGCTTTGCCTGCCGTTGATCCGCCAGAACTTCGTCACGGGTTTGTTGATTTTCGGCGCCAAGGAAGCGAGCGCGTTCACCCACTACGAAATTAAAATTCTGGAAGTGCTGGCCGTGCAGGCCGCCGTCAGCCTGGAAAACGCCCGGGTTCACGCCAAGATGGAACAGATGGCCGCCCGCGACGGACTGACCGAATGCCACAACCACCGGTACTTTCAAGAATGGCTCGATCACGAACTGCACCGCGCCCTGCGCATGCCGATCCCGATCAGCCTGGTGATGTGCGATATTGATAATTTTAAAAAATTCAATGATAAATACGGGCATCCCCTGGGCGATCAAGTTTTGAAAACAGTCGCGCGGATCTTTCGCGGAAACGTCCGGAAAAACGACCTGGCCGCCCGCTACGGCGGAGAAGAATTCGCGCTGGTGCTGTTGAATTCGGATCACGCCAACGCCGTGAAGTTCGCCGACCGGGTGCGGCGCGAGGTGGAAAAGGCCCGGATCGATTTCGCCGGGCAGCCGCTTGGGGTCACCGTGAGCATGGGCATCGCCACCTATCCGACCGACGCTCGGGATAAAGCGGCCCTGATCGACCTGGCGGACAAAGCGCTTTATGCCGCCAAACAGGGGGGGCGGAACCGGGTTGTCCATGCGCAGATGCTTTCTTTACAGACGGAAAAGTGA
- a CDS encoding ribokinase: MKAPVSAKADQPFAAVTFGYNSCDFLCLLDAYPEPDGKSPMRAFLRQGGGQAATAAVALARLGFRVRYLGKFGDTPEGDFARASLESEGVEVAACRRAPGTQNQVAVIWADPRRATRAISFLREPGLQIEPGEIAVDAVRQGGALLLDGHDPAASLEMAQAARAAGIPVLIDIGKNQPGIPELLDSVDYLLCDSHFPAAYTGETDEETALRRLRDRHRAPLVAMTLGARGSLALIDDVVVRTPAFPVRVVDTTGAGDAWHGGFVAGLLWNRPVEEILRLSAAVAALNCRALGGRSALPTRAELEKFLAESE, from the coding sequence GTGAAGGCTCCGGTTTCCGCCAAAGCCGATCAACCCTTCGCCGCCGTGACCTTCGGCTACAACTCGTGCGATTTTCTTTGCCTGCTCGACGCCTACCCGGAGCCGGACGGCAAATCGCCGATGCGGGCTTTTTTACGGCAAGGGGGCGGGCAAGCGGCGACCGCGGCGGTGGCCCTGGCGCGCTTGGGTTTTCGGGTGCGTTATCTCGGCAAGTTCGGCGACACGCCCGAGGGCGATTTTGCGCGCGCCAGTTTGGAGTCGGAAGGGGTCGAGGTCGCGGCCTGCCGGCGGGCGCCCGGCACGCAAAATCAGGTGGCCGTGATCTGGGCCGATCCGCGGCGCGCCACGCGGGCGATCAGCTTTTTGCGCGAACCCGGCCTGCAAATCGAGCCGGGCGAGATCGCCGTCGACGCGGTCCGACAAGGCGGCGCGCTTTTGCTGGACGGGCATGATCCGGCCGCCTCATTGGAAATGGCACAAGCGGCGCGGGCGGCGGGTATCCCCGTGCTGATCGATATCGGCAAAAACCAACCGGGCATCCCCGAATTGCTCGATAGCGTCGATTACCTGCTGTGCGACTCGCATTTTCCCGCCGCCTATACCGGCGAGACCGACGAGGAAACGGCGCTGCGGCGCCTGCGCGATCGCCATCGGGCGCCGCTGGTCGCGATGACGCTGGGGGCGCGCGGCTCACTGGCCTTGATCGACGACGTGGTCGTGCGCACGCCGGCTTTTCCGGTGCGCGTCGTCGATACGACGGGGGCCGGCGACGCCTGGCACGGCGGCTTCGTCGCCGGGCTGTTGTGGAACCGGCCGGTCGAGGAAATCCTGCGCCTCTCGGCGGCCGTGGCGGCGCTGAACTGCCGCGCCCTGGGCGGCCGCAGCGCCTTGCCGACGCGCGCCGAACTGGAAAAATTCCTGGCGGAAAGCGAGTAG
- a CDS encoding septum formation initiator family protein: protein MRRWLTIAIAILFAFGGFVLLAGDNGLLHLYKVKQEKAKMETRIQQLQLQQADYREKINQLNSDPATIEKEIREQLKFVREDEKVFLLPKTAAGEP, encoded by the coding sequence ATGAGGCGTTGGCTGACGATTGCAATCGCGATTCTTTTTGCCTTCGGCGGCTTCGTTTTGCTCGCCGGCGACAACGGCCTGCTTCACCTTTATAAAGTCAAGCAGGAAAAAGCAAAAATGGAAACCCGCATCCAGCAATTGCAGCTTCAGCAAGCCGATTACCGCGAAAAAATCAATCAGTTGAATTCCGATCCCGCGACGATCGAAAAAGAAATCCGCGAACAATTGAAATTCGTGCGGGAAGACGAGAAAGTCTTTCTCCTGCCGAAAACCGCGGCGGGAGAGCCCTAA
- a CDS encoding GTPase Era: MKKAAFTPGPNFKSGYALILGRPNVGKSTLLNALLGEELAIVSPKPQTTRNRILGIHTTTEFQIIFLDTPGMVDAERGLNAFLNREVRRAMGDADVVILVVEAGEPKQAEIELLERLRQMGRPVILAINKVDKVRKIDLLPLIESYHERFGFAAIVPVSALKRDGVERIFAEAVKMLPEGPLYYPPDQLTDASERFLIGEMIREQVFLKTRQEIPYSSAVLVEEYNDEGKLLHIGASIILERDGQKGIVIGKGGEMLKSIGTAARAKIESFLGKQIFLELRVRVKKDWTRSESALREMGYSG, translated from the coding sequence ATGAAAAAGGCCGCGTTTACTCCCGGACCGAACTTCAAATCCGGTTATGCCCTGATTCTCGGGCGGCCCAACGTCGGCAAGAGCACGCTGCTCAACGCGCTGCTCGGCGAGGAACTGGCCATCGTTTCGCCCAAGCCGCAGACCACGCGCAATCGGATTCTCGGCATCCACACGACGACCGAATTCCAGATCATCTTTCTGGACACGCCGGGGATGGTCGACGCCGAGCGCGGCTTGAACGCCTTTCTCAACCGCGAGGTGCGCCGCGCCATGGGCGACGCCGACGTGGTGATCCTGGTGGTCGAGGCCGGCGAGCCGAAACAGGCGGAAATCGAATTGCTCGAACGCCTGCGCCAGATGGGCCGGCCGGTCATCCTGGCCATCAACAAGGTCGACAAGGTCCGTAAAATCGACCTGCTGCCGCTCATCGAGTCGTATCACGAGCGGTTCGGTTTCGCGGCCATCGTGCCGGTCAGCGCGTTGAAACGCGACGGGGTCGAACGCATTTTCGCCGAAGCGGTGAAGATGCTGCCGGAAGGGCCGCTGTATTACCCGCCCGACCAGCTCACCGACGCCAGCGAGCGGTTCCTGATCGGTGAAATGATCCGCGAACAGGTCTTTTTGAAAACCCGCCAGGAAATACCTTACAGCTCCGCCGTGCTCGTCGAGGAATACAACGACGAGGGCAAGCTGTTGCACATCGGCGCGAGCATCATCCTCGAACGCGACGGTCAGAAGGGCATCGTCATCGGCAAAGGCGGCGAGATGCTCAAAAGCATCGGCACCGCCGCCCGGGCCAAGATCGAATCGTTCCTCGGCAAGCAAATCTTTCTCGAACTGCGGGTCCGGGTGAAGAAAGACTGGACGCGTTCCGAAAGCGCCCTGCGCGAGATGGGATATTCCGGATGA
- a CDS encoding deoxyguanosinetriphosphate triphosphohydrolase, producing the protein MDRYILAPYAARSETSRGRQYPETFKDDRPAYERDRDRVIHCAAFRRLEYKTQVFIYHEGDYYRTRLTHSIEVAQIARGIAKRLGLNLELVETLALAHDLGHTPFGHAGESLLARLMQDHGGFEHNVQGLRVVTLLEDRYPDFPGLNLSWETREGIIKHATFYDHPDNESLREYEPDRVPTLEAQVINCADGIAYHNHDVDDGIKSGLIDEGDLCAKVAIWRESKERVLRRYPGLAGKKLTLMVISQLIGSLVDDAVENTKKNLTQHEIRGQAELREVNKILIGWSPEIEEKRLQLNKYLYENMYKHHRLEVMFFKASYFLENLFKAYLEHPAIMPEQYRAMVERQGLERTICDYIAGMTDRYAIQEYERLFGPYRE; encoded by the coding sequence ATGGATCGGTATATTCTGGCGCCATACGCCGCCCGAAGCGAAACCAGCCGCGGCCGGCAATATCCAGAAACATTCAAGGACGATCGTCCGGCCTACGAACGCGACCGCGACCGCGTCATTCACTGCGCCGCGTTCCGCCGGCTCGAATACAAAACCCAGGTCTTCATCTATCACGAGGGCGACTACTACCGCACCCGCCTGACGCACTCCATCGAAGTCGCGCAAATCGCCCGCGGCATCGCCAAACGGTTGGGGCTCAATCTCGAATTGGTGGAAACGCTGGCCCTGGCGCACGACCTGGGCCACACGCCGTTCGGTCACGCGGGTGAAAGCCTGCTGGCCAGACTGATGCAGGATCACGGCGGCTTCGAGCACAACGTGCAGGGGTTGCGCGTCGTGACGCTGCTCGAGGACCGTTACCCCGACTTCCCCGGATTGAATCTGAGTTGGGAAACCCGCGAAGGCATCATCAAGCACGCGACCTTTTACGATCACCCCGACAACGAATCGCTGCGCGAGTACGAGCCGGATCGGGTGCCCACGCTGGAAGCCCAAGTCATCAACTGCGCCGACGGCATCGCCTATCACAACCACGACGTGGACGACGGGATCAAATCGGGCCTGATCGACGAAGGGGATCTCTGCGCCAAGGTCGCGATCTGGCGCGAATCGAAAGAGCGGGTGCTGCGGCGTTACCCGGGCCTCGCCGGCAAGAAACTAACCTTGATGGTCATCAGCCAATTGATCGGCAGCCTCGTCGATGACGCGGTGGAAAACACCAAGAAGAACCTGACGCAGCACGAAATCCGCGGCCAGGCCGAACTTCGCGAGGTGAACAAAATCCTCATCGGCTGGTCGCCGGAAATCGAGGAAAAGCGGCTGCAACTCAACAAGTACCTCTACGAAAACATGTACAAGCACCACCGCCTGGAGGTGATGTTCTTCAAGGCGTCCTACTTTTTGGAAAACCTGTTCAAGGCCTACCTCGAGCATCCGGCGATCATGCCGGAGCAGTACCGCGCCATGGTCGAGCGGCAGGGGTTGGAACGGACGATCTGCGATTACATCGCCGGCATGACCGATCGATACGCGATTCAGGAATACGAGCGGTTGTTCGGACCCTATCGGGAATGA